The Bernardetia sp. genomic sequence ACTAATTTAGATGCCTTTGAAAAAGGATTTAAAGCTATTAAGGCTAAAGAACTTGCCAAAGGAATGATTTATGAGCGTAGCAATGCTTCGGGTGGTTATACGCCCGTACGTGAGACATTCTTTTTCTATCCATTGCGAATCATTATCAGAGATTTGGCTCTTGCAATGGCAAAAAATAAAACAGTAAATATGTAATTTATAAATCCTCAACGACGGCTTTATGCCTCGTTGACGGTTTTTGAAAATAGTCAAAGGCAAGCCTTTAACCTACAAAGTGACAATAAAAATCAATCTATCCCATGAAAACACGTTACATTTTTTTATCTCTATTTTTTGTAGGAATATTCTTCTGTATTTCTCAAAATGGAATAGCTCAAACACCACAAGAAAATCAAAAAGTAGTTCATAAGGCAGTTGATAAAATGAACTATGAGTTTGCGCTGGCAATTCTGAAAAGAATAAATGAGTTAGACGAAAATGTAAAGTTTTCTGCTTCAAAACTAAAAGATACTACTTTTAGAAATGTAGAGAATCTAAAGCCAAGAGTAGAGGCACAGTCATTGAAAAGAATTTTTAGTCAAGAAAAACTAAGTGATAATACCATAGGGTATATTTATGATATAAATTTCGTTAAGCAAAGTAGAAAAACATATTCTACTAATGATTTGGCTTCAAGTATAGAATCATTGGATAAGATTGAGAGAAAAATTCTACAAAGAACCAATGATTTTGGAGAGCAATACAATAAATTCAAGCTACCATATAAGCAATATCAAAATTTAAAATTACGTCTTACTAAAATCAAAAATTCGGCTGTCAGTCAGTTGAAACCAAAGGAAAATCCAGATACAGAAATCAAAACAGACACCACTACAAAAGTAGAAGAGGATTCTACAAAACAAGAAAAAACAGAAGAAATCACTAAAGTAGAGGCTACCCAAAACATTTTTTATCAAATCAATGGAGGAGAAAAAAAAGAACTTGTAGGAAATCTTGAAACCGTTGTAGAAGGCGAAAAACCAACCTATAAATTTGGCTTGGATGTAAAAAGTACGGATTCAATAAGATTTAGTAATTCAGAAATAGATACCATGTTTTTAGCTTCAAATATGTCTTCGCCTCTTTTTTTAGAAAATAAAAATAGTCGTTTTATTATAGATTTGAATATCAGCCAAATGGAAGAAAATGATACAATTATGTGGATTATTTTTGCTGCGATAGCCATTTTGGTGGGTGCGTATGTGATGTATCAACATTCAAAAAAAAAACAATCTGAAAAGCCTAGAAAAAATCAAAAGGAAGTAAAGAAAGACCCTTTGAGTAGAGATGATAAGCCTATCAAAACGCCTGTTGTTACTACTCCAAAAGTAGAAAACAAGCCTACACCAATAGATAAAACTAAAGAACAGATAGAAGCAGAAAAACAAAGGTTACAAGCTATTCTTACCAATAAAAAACTATCTAACGAACAAAAAAAGAAAGAAGCTAAGAGTGAAAATATTTTGTTAGAAGTGGCTAAAAATGCAGAAGTACAAACTCTCCTCAAAAAAATAGAAGAGTTGCCAAAAGAAGAAGTCAAAGCAGAAACTACAAATAAAGCAAATACAGAAGAGACAAAAGAAGAAGTTCCTTCTAAAAACACTACAAACTACCACGAACCTTTGTATGTTTCGCTTTCCAATGTGGAAGAAATGGGAGTAAAATCGGAGCGAAAAAAGCCGATGAGTAACACCATTTTTGTCGTTCGTCCGTATAGTAAAGGAGATGAGCAAGCCAAAGAAGCAGATTTTTTATTGCATTCAGAAATAAAAGATATGGCATTTGAATCTATTTTTCGTTCGATTGAAAAACTAGACCATTTGATAGAACATTCTACCTTTGTAGAGAGTGCAAAGAAAATTGAGCAAGTAGAAAAAGGAAAACTCATCAAAGAAGACGGCGTTTGGAAAGTAAAAAAACGTTTGAGAGTAAAATTTTCATAAATAAAAACTCCTCAACGACGGCTTATGTCCTCGTTGATGGTTGAAAAAATAATCAAAAATGGACGAACAAGAAATAGCAAAATATAAAGAACAGTTGCGCCTTCGAAAATTGGGGGTAGCTATTTATGAATTACAGACTATTTTAGGACAAAAAATAAGTGCTGCTGAAAAGACGCAAAAGGCAAAGAACTATTATCTCAAAATTGATAATGCTGTGAAAGGTGAGGGAGTGATTTTAGATTTGATGTACAAAATTACTGGAGAAAAAATAAATGCAGAAAATTATCAGAAGCCATTAAAAACACCTCCTAATCCTATCCGAAAAAATCAAACAGCACTCAATAATTATCTACAAGAAAAACAAATACAAGCCAAAACAAAGCCTACAACTCTAGCAAAACAAACAGCTTCTAAAACGACAGTTACTGCGCCAGTTACACAACCACCAAAACAAAACTCTTTTCCCATCACAACCTATCTTTCAATCAGAGATATTTATGAGGAAGATGATGAGACGTTCTTTAAGAAAGGAAGAGATAAGACTGTTAGTAACAGCATTTTTGTAATCCATCAAATTTCAGCTACTGAAGCTACTTTTGAAACCTACAAAGAAATGAAAACTAATTTTTTCAATTCGTTTTATCGCTCACTGTCTGGTTTTGTTTTTGCCTTTAATGTGGTGGGTTCTCCTTCTTTTGAAGATGACAAAGTTGAAACAATAGAAAAAGGAAAACTAACCAAAGAAAACGAGTATTGGAGAGTAACCCAAAAAGCTAAAATAGAATTTAAGAAAGCAGAAGAATAATGTTTGACAGACCAGAAGAACAACAGCCTAGAAACTCTGGAAGAGTAAATCACGATGCAGAAAATACAAGCTCTTCGAAAGCAAGCACAAAATATATTTATATAATCATTGGTATCTTCGTTTTGTGTGGACTGATTGGAGGAGGATTTTTTTTGTATGATTTGGGTAAAAGCTCATCTTCAAAGCCCTATTCTAAACCCAATAGTGAAATCATACTTTCTGAACCTACTCAAACAACTTCTTCAGAAGAGCGAAATACAGAAGAAATATCTTTTCAAGAACTTATTGGAGAATATACAGGAAACATCAAAAATGAAGTCGTTACAGTAAAAATCTTTGCAGAAGGAGAGAAAAAACGCTATTCATATTCCAAAAATAACCGTCTTTCCTATATGCTTTTTCATTTTCCAAAGACTAATGAAATCAATTTTCATAGACCCAAAGAAGGATTGGCAGAGTTTAAAGCTATCAAAGAAGGAAATAGTATTGTGTTACGTTCTCCAAATGTGGAATTACGAAAAATAAATAACTAGAATATGCCAATAATAAGAAGTAAACACCAAGCTGGTGAAACCATTGAAGAATTTTATGCAAATGAAGATGTGGGGATGGCTTTCGTAATGACAGGAAAAGTAATGTTAAAACTGATAAAATTCATCAACGATAATGTTACTGAAACCAAATTATCCGTTTTTACATCTCACTATACAATGTGTATTCAGACGAAAGACTCTAAGAGGTTGAATGATTTTATCACTATTAATGCTGACCCAATTTCAGATACATATTATTTTAGTTATAAATTACCTACTGAAAAAAGTCCTTGGAAAAATGCGTGGGTTTCTGGCACAGCCAAAGGAGTAGAAGAAGGACTAATTTTTCTTATCAAATCAATGATAGGAACAGAGAAGTGGAAAGGTAATAAAGAACTAGAACAGTTAGCTAAGAAGTATAATATCTATCAAAAGGATTGAAACTTCTCATGCAACTCCAAAACCTGCTTAATCAACGGATGAGAAGCATCATTATAAATCACAAAATCGGCTCGTTTTAATTTTTCCTCTTCTGGCATTTGCTTGGCGATAATTCCTCTTACTTGTTCCTCTGTTCGGTGCGAATCTCTTTCCAAAACTCTTTTGATACGGTTTTCTAAAGGCGAATGAACTACAATAATAGCATCTAACACTTTATACGAATCTGATTCAAACATCAAGGCTGCTTCTTTCAGAAGATAAGAACTTTTATTTTTATGTTCTTCATACCATGATGCATAATCACGTCCTACGGCTGGATGGACAATAGAATTGAGGATTTGTAGTTTAGAATTGTCATTTGGATTGGAAAACACTGTTTTTACTAAAAAATCTCTATTAACTTCATTTTCAGACAGATAAACTTCTTCCCCAAAGGCTTTTTTAAGTTCTAGTTTTAGAATATCATCTGTAACCATTACCATTTTAGCACGAGTGTCTGCATCATAGACAGCAATTCCCAATGTTTCGAAGATTTTACAGACTGTACTTTTTCCTGTACCTATACCTCCAGTAATGCCAAGTTGAAGAATATCTCCTTTTTTCTGTATCATTTTTTTATTGAATTTAGGGTGTAGGTGATGGTGTGTTACGCAAAACATCATCTGTTGGAGTATCGTCTTCATCATCCTTATTTTTTGAACCTTGTAAGAAACGATTGATATCAGAAGCAACAGTTCCTTCTATTCGCTCTACAAAAAGTCGTTTCATAGCCATTTCATTCAAACCTTGATAAGGAGGAATCTTGAACTCATAATAATACTGTTCTTTCTTTAGATTTTCAGCAATATTTCTATAATTATACCAGTTGCTCATCGGTTGTTGGAGTTTATCTAAAGCAGCTACAATAGCAATAACACCCGAAATAATAGCACTCATCAGACCACTATATTCTTTAACCCAAGAAATATATCCCCCCACAGCAACAATAATTGGAATCAAAGCTCCCAAGAAAATGACAATACGTTGATACCACATAAATAGATTTTTGTTGGCAACAGCTTTCTTGTCGTACCAAGTTACTTGTCCGATATAGCGTTTCATAAAATAATCTACATAATCGCTATGTGTCGTGATTTGGTGGTAATCCATCTGTTGTCCATATATATCTACTTTTATAGTATATGGATTGTGAGCAGAATTAGAACTGTCTTGTTTGTTATTATCTTCCATATTCTTCGATAGTTTTTGATTCGGCAGTAAAAGAAAGTCCCCAGTTAGATTCTGTACTAATCATAATGGTTTCTACCATTGGCGAAACAATAGCTTTGCTACTTCTCCATTCCAAGATAAAGTTTGCTCCTACGCCTCCCTTATCGTCATAGAGAGCAACGACGTGATTTTTTGTTTCTAAAGGATTTACTTTAATAGGCAATTCAGTAGATTTTATTTCCTTCAAAACATTCCCTTCTGTGTCGTAATATTCTAAGCGAGTAATGTAAAATTCTGCATTAGGATTTACATTTCTTATGCTTAAAGTAGAAGAAAGACGCTCAGTTCGATGGTGTCCAATACTATAAATTTCTGAATAGACAGGCACATATAAAAGTTGCCCAAAAGCTAATGAATCTTTTAATTCATCTGTAGGAAACGAATTTGAACTCAATGATTCTTTATCCTTAACATTAGAGAGCTTGATTAAACTTTTAGAATTGAGTTCTTTGATATAACTTAAATCTTCATCAGTATAGGTGGTTGTCCCTTGATTTTTAGGAATAAAATCCTTTGAGCCAGAATCGCAGGAAGAGAGTAAAAATACACTTAGGCAAATTGAAAAATTAACAATGGAAAATTTACTGACAGATTGAACATTATTTCTTTTGAATAATAATGAAAAGCTTTGTTTGAACATTTTAGGTAAAATTAAAAATTCCTAACTCAAAATAAGAGGACTTTCAGAAAATTATTTTTTGACAAAATATTGGTTGCTTTTTGCTTTTGCGAAAATCCTAAATAAAAGATGACCTAATTTACCATTTATAATTTACAACTTATCATTGGTGTTGTTATTCATCAATCAATTCTTCTCTAATTTTTGAAATCAAGCTATACACTTCTCGTTGTGGTAAGTAATAATATTGCAGGGCTTGTGTAAAGAGTTCTAAGTTAGCTTCTAGTTCGTCTGTTACAACAATATCTGCTCCTGCTTTCTCAATACCAGCCACATCTTTGGCTCTTTTGTTTCGAACCAAAACAGCTACTTCAGAATTGTAATGTTTTATCTTTTGGGTCAAGACTTTCGTAATTTCTAAATCAGTTAGTGTAATCACAACAATACGAGCTTTTTTAAAATTTACTCCATGCTGTACTTCCTCATTCATCGCATCGCCAAAAAGAATATTTTTTCTATACACACTATCTTTTTTTACTCG encodes the following:
- a CDS encoding DUF3124 domain-containing protein, whose translation is MFKQSFSLLFKRNNVQSVSKFSIVNFSICLSVFLLSSCDSGSKDFIPKNQGTTTYTDEDLSYIKELNSKSLIKLSNVKDKESLSSNSFPTDELKDSLAFGQLLYVPVYSEIYSIGHHRTERLSSTLSIRNVNPNAEFYITRLEYYDTEGNVLKEIKSTELPIKVNPLETKNHVVALYDDKGGVGANFILEWRSSKAIVSPMVETIMISTESNWGLSFTAESKTIEEYGR
- a CDS encoding DUF4231 domain-containing protein — its product is MEDNNKQDSSNSAHNPYTIKVDIYGQQMDYHQITTHSDYVDYFMKRYIGQVTWYDKKAVANKNLFMWYQRIVIFLGALIPIIVAVGGYISWVKEYSGLMSAIISGVIAIVAALDKLQQPMSNWYNYRNIAENLKKEQYYYEFKIPPYQGLNEMAMKRLFVERIEGTVASDINRFLQGSKNKDDEDDTPTDDVLRNTPSPTP
- the coaE gene encoding dephospho-CoA kinase (Dephospho-CoA kinase (CoaE) performs the final step in coenzyme A biosynthesis.) — encoded protein: MIQKKGDILQLGITGGIGTGKSTVCKIFETLGIAVYDADTRAKMVMVTDDILKLELKKAFGEEVYLSENEVNRDFLVKTVFSNPNDNSKLQILNSIVHPAVGRDYASWYEEHKNKSSYLLKEAALMFESDSYKVLDAIIVVHSPLENRIKRVLERDSHRTEEQVRGIIAKQMPEEEKLKRADFVIYNDASHPLIKQVLELHEKFQSF